The following proteins are encoded in a genomic region of Eriocheir sinensis breed Jianghai 21 chromosome 55, ASM2467909v1, whole genome shotgun sequence:
- the LOC126983944 gene encoding glutathione S-transferase Mu 2-like isoform X3 produces the protein MSPILGYWKIRCLGQPIRLLLAYKRVEYEDKRYEVGDPPEYDKTCWFSVKFKMGFDFPNLPYYIDGNVKITQTLAILRYLGRKYGLEGKTEEEKIRVDVLANQAMDLADQLFTVCYYQYDRKPQFLKELPAKMKQLSDFLGDRTWFAGETLTFVDFLIYEFLDEHRIVAPTCLDGVVNLQRFLARLEALPPVKEYMASPSFLPAPLFNKYSLYEIEQRALKGKK, from the exons ATGTCACCTATCCTCGGCTACTGGAAAATCCGTTGT CTGGGACAACCCATACGTCTTCTGCTGGCGTACAAAAGAGTCGAGTATGAGGACAAGCGGTACGAAGTTGGGGACCCTCCAGAGTATGACAAGACCTGTTGGTTCTCCGTCAAGTTCAAGATGGGCTTCGACTTCCCTAAT CTGCCTTACTACATAGACGGGAACGTGAAGATAACTCAGACGCTCGCCATCCTGAGGTACCTGGGACGGAAGTACGGGCTGGaggggaagacggaggaggagaagatacgaGTGGACGTCCTGGCAAATCAAGCAATGGATTTGGCGGATCAGCTTTTTACTGTCTGCTATTATCAATAC GATCGCAAGCCACAGTTCCTGAAGGAGTTGCCCGCCAAGATGAAACAGCTGTCTGACTTCCTGGGGGACAGAACCTGGTTTGCTGGGGAGACG cTGACCTTCGTCGACTTTCTGATCTACGAGTTCTTGGATGAGCATCGCATCGTGGCGCCAACCTGCCTGGACGGTGTCGTAAACCTGCAGCGCTTCCTGGCCCGTCTGGAAGCCCTGCCGCCCGTGAAGGAGTACATGGCGAGCCCCTCTTTCTTGCCGGCACCGCTCTTCAACAAATACTCGCTCTACGAGATCGAACAGCGGGCACTCAAAGGAAAAAAGTAG
- the LOC126983949 gene encoding uncharacterized protein LOC126983949, with the protein MDDPPPADDSGFYYYYYPVEEGGKGKDKGKGGLGYKDDYYKCSEEKLLAPLIIICIFLGIIAFRDIGLVPSFHLPTIELPTIDIPNIDLPDVEINRGRNFASSVSKYLPWHSLNNATVAVLAAVEAEECLPWLLCESGRLAQGRSTTLSLMEVFAPPKYQPQVKIFKEAATLRTNCDKYKCGTFKKPLCALLEALGGRC; encoded by the exons ATGGATGACCCCCCGCCAGCGGACGACAGcggcttctactactactactatcccgtGGAGGAAGGCGGCAAGGGCAAGGACAAGGGCAAAGGCGGCCTGGGTTACAAAGACGACTATTACAAGTGTTCAGAGGAGAAG CTTCTGGCGcccctcatcatcatctgcaTCTTCTTGGGAATCATCGCTTTTCGGGACATCGGCCTCgtgccttccttccatcttcccacCATTGAACTACCGACCATTGACATCCCGAACATCGATCTCCCGGACGTCGAGATCAACAGAGGCAGGAACTTTGCATCGTCCGTCTCCAAATACCTCCCGTGGCACTCCCTGAATAAT GCGACGGTGGCGGTGCTGGCGGCGGTGGAGGCTGAGGAGTGCCTGCCGTGGCTGCTGTGTGAGTCAGGACGCCTCGCCCAGGGCCGCTCCACCACCCTCAG CCTGATGGAGGTCTTCGCGCCGCCTAAGTACCAACCCCAAGTGAAGATCTTTAAGGAGGCGGCGACGCTGAGGACCAACTGCGACAAGTACAAGTGTGGCACCTTCAAAAAGCCTCTGTGTGCCCTGCTAGAGGCGTTAGGGGGCAGGTGTTAG
- the LOC126983944 gene encoding glutathione S-transferase Mu 2-like isoform X2 — translation MIRAIHQAMSPILGYWKIRCLGQPIRLLLAYKRVEYEDKRYEVGDPPEYDKTCWFSVKFKMGFDFPNLPYYIDGNVKITQTLAILRYLGRKYGLEGKTEEEKIRVDVLANQAMDLADQLFTVCYYQYDRKPQFLKELPAKMKQLSDFLGDRTWFAGETLTFVDFLIYEFLDEHRIVAPTCLDGVVNLQRFLARLEALPPVKEYMASPSFLPAPLFNKYSLYEIEQRALKGKK, via the exons ATGA TACGTGCGATTCATCAAGCCATGTCACCTATCCTCGGCTACTGGAAAATCCGTTGT CTGGGACAACCCATACGTCTTCTGCTGGCGTACAAAAGAGTCGAGTATGAGGACAAGCGGTACGAAGTTGGGGACCCTCCAGAGTATGACAAGACCTGTTGGTTCTCCGTCAAGTTCAAGATGGGCTTCGACTTCCCTAAT CTGCCTTACTACATAGACGGGAACGTGAAGATAACTCAGACGCTCGCCATCCTGAGGTACCTGGGACGGAAGTACGGGCTGGaggggaagacggaggaggagaagatacgaGTGGACGTCCTGGCAAATCAAGCAATGGATTTGGCGGATCAGCTTTTTACTGTCTGCTATTATCAATAC GATCGCAAGCCACAGTTCCTGAAGGAGTTGCCCGCCAAGATGAAACAGCTGTCTGACTTCCTGGGGGACAGAACCTGGTTTGCTGGGGAGACG cTGACCTTCGTCGACTTTCTGATCTACGAGTTCTTGGATGAGCATCGCATCGTGGCGCCAACCTGCCTGGACGGTGTCGTAAACCTGCAGCGCTTCCTGGCCCGTCTGGAAGCCCTGCCGCCCGTGAAGGAGTACATGGCGAGCCCCTCTTTCTTGCCGGCACCGCTCTTCAACAAATACTCGCTCTACGAGATCGAACAGCGGGCACTCAAAGGAAAAAAGTAG
- the LOC126983945 gene encoding glutathione S-transferase Mu 4-like isoform X1, which yields MAPVLGYWDIRGLAQPIRLLLEYTGTEYEEKLYKCGEAPDYDKSCWFSVKETLGVDFPNLPYYFDGDTKVTQSNAILRYIARKHDLCGKTEEEKVRVDMLENQAMDLRNGFTRLCYRDFDTGKDAYLEAMPKTIKQYSDFLGTRPWFAGDNISFVDFVVYELLDEHLQLDKDLLKDAKNLQEFQKHFEELEPIKKYMASPRFLKSPINNRMAKFGNK from the exons atggcgcccgTGCTTGGTTACTGGGATATCCGCGGC CTTGCCCAGCCAATCCGCCTCCTCCTGGAGTACACTGGGACGGAGTATGAAGAGAAGTTGTACAAGTGTGGGGAGGCACCTGATTATGACAAGTCATGCTGGTTCAGCGTCAAGGAAACATTGGGCGTGGACTTCCCTAat CTTCCATACTACTTTGATGGGGACACCAAGGTGACGCAGAGCAATGCCATCCTGCGCTACATTGCCCGCAAGCATGACCTCTGTGGCAAGACCGAGGAGGAAAAGGTCCGCGTTGACATGCTGGAGAACCAGGCCATGGACCTCCGCAACGGCTTCACCCGTCTTTGTTACAGGGACTTT GACACAGGCAAGGATGCTTACCTCGAGGCCATGCCAAAGACCATCAAGCAGTACTCAGACTTCCTTGGGACGCGGCCGTGGTTTGCTGGAGACAAT ATTTCATTTGTGGACTTTGTTGTCTATGAGCTGTTGGACGAACACCTCCAGCTGGACAAGGACCTCCTCAAGGATGCCAAGAACCTGCAGGAGTTCCAGAAGCACTTTGAGGAGCTGGAGCCCATCAAGAAGTACATGGCCTCCCCCAGGTTCTTGAAGAGTCCCATCAACAACAGGATGGCCAAGTTTGGCAACAAGTAG
- the LOC126983945 gene encoding glutathione S-transferase Mu 4-like isoform X2, which produces MAPVLGYWDVRGLAQPIRLLLEYTGTEYEEKLYKCGEAPDYDKSCWFSVKETLGVDFPNLPYYFDGDTKVTQSNAILRYIARKHDLCGKTEEEKVRVDMLENQAMDLRNGFTRLCYRDFDTGKDAYLEAMPKTIKQYSDFLGTRPWFAGDNISFVDFVVYELLDEHLQLDKDLLKDAKNLQEFQKHFEELEPIKKYMASPRFLKSPINNRMAKFGNK; this is translated from the exons ATGGCGCCCGTGCTTGGTTACTGGGATGTCCGTGGC CTTGCCCAGCCAATCCGCCTCCTCCTGGAGTACACTGGGACGGAGTATGAAGAGAAGTTGTACAAGTGTGGGGAGGCACCTGATTATGACAAGTCATGCTGGTTCAGCGTCAAGGAAACATTGGGCGTGGACTTCCCTAat CTTCCATACTACTTTGATGGGGACACCAAGGTGACGCAGAGCAATGCCATCCTGCGCTACATTGCCCGCAAGCATGACCTCTGTGGCAAGACCGAGGAGGAAAAGGTCCGCGTTGACATGCTGGAGAACCAGGCCATGGACCTCCGCAACGGCTTCACCCGTCTTTGTTACAGGGACTTT GACACAGGCAAGGATGCTTACCTCGAGGCCATGCCAAAGACCATCAAGCAGTACTCAGACTTCCTTGGGACGCGGCCGTGGTTTGCTGGAGACAAT ATTTCATTTGTGGACTTTGTTGTCTATGAGCTGTTGGACGAACACCTCCAGCTGGACAAGGACCTCCTCAAGGATGCCAAGAACCTGCAGGAGTTCCAGAAGCACTTTGAGGAGCTGGAGCCCATCAAGAAGTACATGGCCTCCCCCAGGTTCTTGAAGAGTCCCATCAACAACAGGATGGCCAAGTTTGGCAACAAGTAG
- the LOC126983944 gene encoding glutathione S-transferase Mu 2-like isoform X1 yields the protein MDKTEITRPSPLSMQHLIRAIHQAMSPILGYWKIRCLGQPIRLLLAYKRVEYEDKRYEVGDPPEYDKTCWFSVKFKMGFDFPNLPYYIDGNVKITQTLAILRYLGRKYGLEGKTEEEKIRVDVLANQAMDLADQLFTVCYYQYDRKPQFLKELPAKMKQLSDFLGDRTWFAGETLTFVDFLIYEFLDEHRIVAPTCLDGVVNLQRFLARLEALPPVKEYMASPSFLPAPLFNKYSLYEIEQRALKGKK from the exons ATGGACAAAACTGAGATTACAAGACCTTCTCCTTTGTCTATGCAGCATCTGA TACGTGCGATTCATCAAGCCATGTCACCTATCCTCGGCTACTGGAAAATCCGTTGT CTGGGACAACCCATACGTCTTCTGCTGGCGTACAAAAGAGTCGAGTATGAGGACAAGCGGTACGAAGTTGGGGACCCTCCAGAGTATGACAAGACCTGTTGGTTCTCCGTCAAGTTCAAGATGGGCTTCGACTTCCCTAAT CTGCCTTACTACATAGACGGGAACGTGAAGATAACTCAGACGCTCGCCATCCTGAGGTACCTGGGACGGAAGTACGGGCTGGaggggaagacggaggaggagaagatacgaGTGGACGTCCTGGCAAATCAAGCAATGGATTTGGCGGATCAGCTTTTTACTGTCTGCTATTATCAATAC GATCGCAAGCCACAGTTCCTGAAGGAGTTGCCCGCCAAGATGAAACAGCTGTCTGACTTCCTGGGGGACAGAACCTGGTTTGCTGGGGAGACG cTGACCTTCGTCGACTTTCTGATCTACGAGTTCTTGGATGAGCATCGCATCGTGGCGCCAACCTGCCTGGACGGTGTCGTAAACCTGCAGCGCTTCCTGGCCCGTCTGGAAGCCCTGCCGCCCGTGAAGGAGTACATGGCGAGCCCCTCTTTCTTGCCGGCACCGCTCTTCAACAAATACTCGCTCTACGAGATCGAACAGCGGGCACTCAAAGGAAAAAAGTAG